In the Alteromonas sp. M12 genome, one interval contains:
- a CDS encoding DUF4097 family beta strand repeat-containing protein, with the protein MELQQDSTRTALQYCKNHHCQSVDVNKGIRMKQILFSVGFCLISSFTFAGEKVDQTLKADNNGYVQIEHLGGYANIKGWSKNEVRVVGELGDRTEKFIFERDGNEVIIKVKVKNNKGTWSWGSEDGDDLEIYVPLDSHINYNSTNANVEVTQVRGSADIDTVNGNIEVTNLSGRLRIEAVNGDVTARSLQGNIKIQTVNGDIKDSDSTASEAAYESVNGDIDVVVSSPEVKAETVNGDIELTLGKVEHLNLNTVNGSVQASMALASQGDVRATSVGGGISLYFQPDVSARFDLQGHAGGRIINKITQDKEHKAKYGPSRWLEFSHNGGNGQVKVSTVSGRIKVDKK; encoded by the coding sequence ATGGAACTGCAACAAGATAGCACTCGCACCGCGTTGCAGTACTGCAAGAATCATCACTGCCAGTCAGTGGATGTAAATAAGGGTATTAGAATGAAACAAATATTGTTTAGTGTTGGTTTTTGCTTGATAAGCTCTTTTACCTTCGCCGGTGAGAAAGTTGATCAAACGCTAAAAGCCGATAACAACGGTTATGTACAAATTGAACACCTCGGAGGCTATGCCAACATAAAAGGCTGGTCGAAGAATGAGGTACGAGTCGTGGGTGAATTAGGTGACCGTACAGAGAAGTTTATTTTTGAGCGTGATGGCAATGAAGTCATTATTAAAGTGAAGGTTAAAAATAACAAAGGTACTTGGAGTTGGGGGTCAGAAGATGGTGATGATCTGGAAATTTACGTGCCATTAGATAGCCATATAAATTATAACTCCACAAATGCCAATGTAGAGGTTACACAAGTACGCGGAAGTGCTGATATAGATACCGTAAATGGGAATATTGAAGTCACAAATCTCTCTGGTAGGTTACGTATTGAAGCCGTTAATGGCGATGTTACGGCTCGATCACTGCAGGGCAATATTAAAATTCAAACTGTAAATGGCGATATTAAAGACAGTGACTCTACAGCAAGTGAAGCTGCATACGAATCGGTTAATGGAGATATTGACGTTGTTGTTTCAAGTCCGGAAGTAAAAGCGGAAACCGTCAATGGGGATATTGAGTTAACATTAGGAAAGGTTGAGCACCTGAACTTGAACACGGTAAATGGTAGTGTGCAAGCGAGCATGGCGTTAGCGTCTCAAGGAGATGTTCGGGCTACCAGTGTTGGTGGTGGCATCAGTCTATATTTTCAGCCAGATGTTTCCGCGCGCTTTGATTTACAAGGTCATGCCGGTGGTCGGATTATTAACAAAATTACCCAAGATAAAGAACATAAAGCCAAATATGGGCCTAGTCGCTGGCTTGAATTTTCCCATAACGGCGGAAACGGTCAAGTTAAGGTGTCTACCGTCAGCGGCAGAATTAAAGTCGACAAAAAATAA
- a CDS encoding OmpA family protein — protein sequence MKKSLIAASLLAAISSNAFAAEDSSDKYWIGGFTEIYKPDEEKSFDFTSFDAGLGLGAEVGVRESEHWGGRFEVSKVNLQSDANLEDDSAIRFGIDAMYFLDDDLMYIFGGLKHIDMVDSGSMANLGLGKHWDLSEKVKLITEVAAYHDFGQAYNDVSAKLGLAYTFGSTGPKAPGDADQDGVNDNLDQCPNTAIGARVDSNGCSIDLDGDGVLNDIDQCPNTPAGTPVGAKGCSLELDSDQDGVLDNVDQCADTPLTDKVDSMGCSVFEEVEVRETLKVTFANNSSVIQNPKDPKFQEFADFLNRFPNTHTTIEGHASAPGRADYNMTISLKRARAVRQLLIDDYGIDASRLSAEGFGETQLLDTSNTAAAHKVNRRIEAVVTATKKEKVLR from the coding sequence ATGAAAAAATCATTAATCGCAGCAAGTCTTTTAGCTGCTATTTCAAGTAACGCTTTCGCAGCTGAAGATTCTTCAGATAAATACTGGATAGGCGGCTTTACTGAGATTTATAAGCCAGATGAAGAGAAAAGCTTCGACTTTACTTCTTTTGATGCTGGCCTAGGACTAGGTGCTGAAGTTGGTGTTAGAGAAAGCGAGCACTGGGGTGGTCGTTTCGAAGTATCTAAAGTTAACTTACAAAGTGATGCTAACCTAGAAGATGACAGCGCAATACGTTTCGGTATTGATGCAATGTATTTCCTAGATGACGACCTAATGTATATATTTGGTGGTTTGAAACATATCGATATGGTTGACTCTGGAAGCATGGCTAACCTTGGTCTTGGTAAGCACTGGGATCTATCTGAAAAAGTTAAGCTAATTACTGAAGTAGCTGCTTACCATGATTTCGGACAAGCATACAATGACGTAAGCGCTAAACTAGGTTTAGCTTACACATTTGGTTCTACTGGTCCTAAAGCTCCTGGTGATGCTGACCAAGATGGCGTTAACGACAATCTTGATCAATGCCCTAACACTGCTATCGGTGCACGAGTAGACAGCAACGGTTGTAGCATAGATTTAGACGGCGACGGCGTATTGAATGACATTGACCAATGTCCAAATACTCCAGCTGGTACACCTGTAGGTGCGAAAGGTTGTAGTTTAGAACTTGATAGCGACCAAGATGGCGTTCTTGATAATGTAGATCAGTGTGCTGACACGCCTCTTACAGATAAAGTAGATTCAATGGGCTGTAGTGTTTTTGAAGAAGTAGAAGTTCGTGAAACACTTAAAGTAACTTTTGCAAATAACAGCAGTGTTATTCAAAATCCGAAGGATCCTAAGTTCCAAGAATTCGCTGATTTCTTGAATCGTTTCCCGAATACTCACACTACAATTGAAGGTCACGCTTCTGCACCAGGTCGTGCGGATTACAACATGACAATTTCACTTAAGCGTGCAAGAGCAGTTAGACAATTGCTTATCGATGACTACGGTATTGATGCAAGCAGATTGAGCGCTGAAGGTTTTGGTGAAACTCAATTATTAGATACAAGCAATACTGCAGCAGCACATAAAGTGAACCGTCGTATTGAAGCTGTTGTAACAGCTACTAAGAAAGAAAAAGTATTACGTTAA
- a CDS encoding choice-of-anchor A family protein has product MKLVKSLFAFALLASISGAATATSGTIGKYNLLLLGDYNFNGGDVQGQTFIGGDLNSSNPVEFGSRLTNTDTAIDAVTIVGDINASRVRVLRDNNLVYGGDLNGTAVELNDGNDGQLIHDSSLTVADIQAELYADTAYFAGLTSTGSFSSGNFDYTGSGDLAIFDVSAADVFAQNSNLSMNWGSAETVIINVSGTDINIGGGVNLNNGFNGDTAFSNIVWNFFEATNIDFNSLASKGSVLAPYADTSGGASFDGSFAAVSYTGAREFHNYTFNYTPPTSTQIAEPSLFGLMLLSGLLVIRKRRIKS; this is encoded by the coding sequence TTGAAATTGGTAAAATCATTATTCGCATTTGCATTACTAGCCTCTATATCGGGCGCAGCCACTGCAACCAGTGGCACTATTGGCAAATATAATCTTTTATTGCTTGGCGACTATAATTTCAATGGCGGAGATGTCCAAGGACAAACGTTTATTGGTGGTGATTTGAATTCATCTAATCCAGTAGAATTTGGTAGCAGACTAACCAATACCGACACAGCTATTGATGCGGTAACTATTGTTGGCGATATCAACGCGAGTCGCGTGCGTGTATTACGTGATAATAATTTGGTTTATGGTGGTGATTTAAACGGTACCGCCGTAGAGTTGAACGATGGAAATGACGGCCAGTTAATACATGATTCATCATTGACCGTTGCTGACATCCAAGCTGAGTTGTACGCTGATACAGCCTATTTCGCTGGTCTCACAAGCACAGGTAGTTTTTCAAGTGGTAATTTTGATTATACTGGCTCAGGAGACTTGGCAATTTTTGATGTGTCTGCTGCCGATGTTTTTGCCCAAAACAGCAACTTATCAATGAATTGGGGAAGCGCTGAAACGGTTATCATTAATGTGTCTGGAACTGATATTAATATCGGTGGCGGTGTTAACCTTAACAACGGTTTTAATGGCGACACAGCATTTTCTAATATTGTTTGGAATTTCTTTGAAGCAACTAATATCGATTTTAATAGTTTAGCATCTAAAGGTTCTGTTTTAGCGCCATATGCAGATACAAGTGGCGGCGCATCTTTTGATGGCTCATTTGCTGCTGTGTCATACACTGGTGCTCGAGAATTCCATAATTATACATTCAATTATACCCCTCCAACATCAACGCAGATAGCAGAACCTTCTTTATTTGGTTTGATGTTACTTTCGGGTTTACTAGTGATCAGAAAACGTAGAATCAAATCTTAA
- the rplI gene encoding 50S ribosomal protein L9, translated as MEIILLDKIANLGGLGDTVTVKSGYARNFLFPQKKAVPATKANVEKFEAQRAELEASIAATLATAEARAAKIVELGEVTIASPAGDEGKLFGSVGTRDIADAITAAGVEVAKSEVKLPTGTLRETGEFEIDLQLHSDVMTTVKLVIIQEA; from the coding sequence ATGGAAATCATTCTACTAGACAAGATCGCCAACCTGGGCGGCTTGGGTGACACTGTCACTGTAAAATCAGGATATGCACGTAACTTCCTTTTTCCTCAGAAAAAAGCAGTTCCTGCAACTAAAGCAAATGTAGAAAAGTTTGAAGCACAACGTGCTGAACTTGAAGCAAGCATTGCTGCGACTTTAGCTACTGCTGAAGCGCGTGCTGCTAAAATCGTTGAGCTTGGTGAAGTAACTATTGCTTCTCCAGCTGGTGACGAAGGTAAGCTTTTCGGTTCAGTTGGTACTCGTGATATTGCTGATGCAATCACAGCTGCTGGCGTTGAAGTTGCAAAATCTGAAGTTAAATTGCCTACTGGTACTTTGCGTGAAACTGGCGAGTTTGAAATTGACTTACAGTTACACTCAGATGTAATGACCACTGTTAAATTGGTTATCATCCAAGAAGCATAA
- a CDS encoding RNA polymerase sigma factor — MLNTQGNVVSAQRAFEDKSERDLIKAVQQGDKKAYQTLYQTYIGQVYGLCFRLTSDKSLAEDAAQEVFIQLWRKMGNYKGDSKFSTWLHTVTSNITISYLRKQRGWVKRMFNIEDSEANFYAAEQSTDLSELERHVARLPERARIVFVLHAIEGYRHEDIASMMNMAVGSSKAQFHRAKQLLKEWMGYE, encoded by the coding sequence ATATTGAATACACAAGGAAATGTTGTTTCTGCTCAACGCGCATTCGAAGATAAGTCTGAGCGGGATTTAATTAAAGCAGTACAACAGGGCGATAAAAAAGCATATCAAACCCTATATCAAACCTATATTGGTCAGGTATATGGTCTGTGCTTTCGGCTTACTAGTGATAAGTCGTTAGCAGAAGATGCCGCTCAAGAAGTGTTCATTCAACTGTGGCGAAAAATGGGTAATTATAAAGGAGACAGTAAGTTCTCCACTTGGTTACATACAGTAACTTCAAACATTACCATTTCTTATTTGCGTAAGCAGCGAGGTTGGGTGAAACGTATGTTCAATATTGAAGATTCAGAGGCAAATTTTTATGCTGCGGAGCAATCCACTGATCTAAGTGAATTAGAACGTCATGTCGCCAGATTGCCCGAACGAGCGCGGATTGTTTTTGTGTTGCATGCAATAGAAGGTTACCGCCACGAAGATATTGCTAGCATGATGAATATGGCGGTTGGCTCCAGTAAAGCACAGTTTCACCGTGCCAAGCAGTTGTTAAAGGAGTGGATGGGTTATGAGTAA
- the rpsR gene encoding 30S ribosomal protein S18, translating into MARFFRRRKFCRFSAEGVVQIDYKDIALLKNYITESGKIVPSRITGTSAKYQRQLSTAIKRARFLALLPYTDSHK; encoded by the coding sequence ATGGCTCGTTTTTTTAGACGTCGTAAATTTTGCCGTTTCTCAGCTGAAGGTGTTGTCCAGATCGATTATAAAGACATCGCTTTGCTGAAAAACTATATCACTGAAAGTGGTAAAATCGTACCAAGCCGTATCACTGGAACTAGCGCTAAATATCAGCGTCAGTTGTCAACTGCTATCAAGCGCGCGCGCTTCCTAGCATTGCTTCCATATACTGATTCTCACAAGTAA
- the prsT gene encoding XrtA/PEP-CTERM system TPR-repeat protein PrsT produces MKRNYLKYRFYKIKLIILIAGCALTQVVNANNSDYEKALSNFDQGQYEEAYIHVKNALQDNPNDLSAKVLLSKLLVKNKLYEDAEKQIGEAIRSHVDINLVFADWAETLLNLKKYKYLVELDYSGRLSQKNQMKWNIFKATACINLRDYQCSNQFYQQNLAIDAGHIDSINGQATIALIEKNYSLVDKLLEKALKISSENAETWRLRGQLARSQGDIEQAIMFLNRALEINPREPAIARNLVDAYIASNDLDKAFSLSDKLLVESPNDLYVQFARNWLAVKTANQSDGYKQMQVLANRLNGLPRYLIDEYPTFSYLRGTVSFLLGQYQSARDDLAEYNLRSGGEFQSAYLLAKTYSALYDFDAALDVFEKYQLQITNNLSQSLFLGGLYLVNHKPHRAVALLDRLEDDFSEQVEYKLFAIQVAIARGKTDIALAELEKLMIAYPENKKVLIEHCMVNMDAKKLSSADRSLTTLKKLMPNDVDVKNLNTAMLIMQGQDFAAMDAIQNVLAENPESYSALYNLATVQSRLKRYPEALLTLEKLLSINTSDIAVKLRLARINLAMSNTDRASNLYQSILKQDINNLQAMEGLLQINESQGNFTPALRLAQSLQRLEPRYPLYVLKEAQLLIKLKDEAKALRAISKYEKLIEKTAFNLLALSQLYLAVNEKEKALSAVAQAHKLNPNDISLHLQWVSQLITSDNLKQAEKQLNELVQSNSDNPDVLLKLGELNDTKQQFDIAKQYYLQILKIDDKYELALAKLYAHVANGMSENEFLTVLNQIVDKYPQSYFPRSLLAQFHFYYGQSSIAIEHYQHLLETDNMPNKAALLNRLAYLYLPDDLNKSADYSLQAMALDDDNVNILSNYGWILAKQGDYEKSITVLRDAMTRDASNPNLKYHLAYTLTKLDKIKQAERLLNEILAENVYFAEKSNAQALLEEINKG; encoded by the coding sequence ATGAAAAGAAATTACCTGAAGTACCGTTTTTACAAAATTAAATTAATCATTTTGATAGCCGGTTGCGCGCTCACTCAGGTTGTCAATGCAAATAACTCTGATTATGAAAAAGCACTTTCGAACTTCGACCAGGGACAATATGAAGAAGCCTATATCCACGTTAAAAATGCACTTCAAGACAACCCTAATGATTTATCAGCGAAAGTACTATTGAGCAAATTACTGGTAAAAAACAAACTATATGAAGATGCAGAAAAACAGATTGGCGAAGCCATCCGCTCCCATGTAGATATTAACCTAGTGTTTGCTGATTGGGCAGAAACCCTGCTCAACCTTAAAAAGTATAAATATTTAGTAGAGCTCGACTATAGCGGTAGGCTATCGCAAAAAAATCAAATGAAATGGAATATATTCAAAGCAACAGCCTGCATCAACTTGCGCGATTACCAATGCTCCAATCAGTTTTATCAACAAAATTTAGCTATTGATGCCGGTCACATTGATTCAATTAATGGACAGGCCACAATAGCGCTGATCGAAAAAAACTATTCACTGGTCGACAAATTATTAGAAAAAGCCTTAAAAATCTCATCAGAAAATGCTGAAACTTGGCGTTTAAGAGGGCAACTAGCTCGATCTCAAGGTGATATTGAACAAGCAATCATGTTCTTAAACAGAGCCCTTGAGATCAATCCCCGTGAACCAGCAATCGCCCGTAACCTCGTCGATGCTTACATTGCCAGTAATGACCTCGATAAAGCATTTTCTTTATCAGACAAGTTATTAGTAGAGTCTCCCAATGACTTATACGTGCAATTCGCACGCAACTGGTTAGCGGTTAAAACTGCTAACCAGAGTGACGGTTATAAACAAATGCAAGTATTGGCAAATCGACTCAATGGTTTACCAAGATACTTGATCGATGAGTATCCGACATTTTCATACCTCAGAGGGACGGTTTCCTTTCTACTTGGCCAGTATCAAAGCGCGAGAGACGATTTAGCAGAATACAATTTACGCTCCGGTGGTGAGTTTCAGTCGGCCTACCTGTTAGCTAAAACCTATTCGGCACTTTACGACTTTGATGCTGCGTTAGACGTATTCGAAAAATATCAGTTACAAATAACCAATAATCTTTCCCAGTCATTATTTTTAGGCGGTCTGTATTTGGTAAACCATAAACCTCATAGGGCTGTGGCATTATTAGATAGGCTTGAAGATGACTTTTCTGAACAAGTGGAATACAAACTATTTGCTATTCAGGTAGCTATAGCAAGGGGAAAAACTGACATCGCTTTGGCTGAATTAGAAAAGTTGATGATTGCCTACCCTGAAAATAAGAAGGTCCTAATTGAACATTGCATGGTAAACATGGATGCAAAGAAGCTTAGTTCTGCAGACCGAAGTCTAACCACACTCAAAAAGTTAATGCCTAACGATGTGGACGTTAAGAACCTAAATACGGCTATGCTGATCATGCAAGGACAAGATTTTGCAGCAATGGACGCCATACAAAATGTTCTAGCAGAAAACCCAGAGTCTTATTCTGCTTTATATAACCTTGCTACTGTGCAAAGTCGCTTAAAGCGTTACCCAGAAGCCCTACTAACACTAGAAAAATTACTCAGTATTAATACCAGCGATATTGCAGTTAAACTACGTTTAGCCAGAATCAACTTAGCGATGTCTAATACAGATAGGGCTAGCAACCTATATCAGTCGATTTTGAAGCAAGATATAAATAATTTACAGGCAATGGAAGGTTTGTTACAAATAAACGAAAGTCAGGGCAACTTCACTCCAGCCTTGCGTCTAGCGCAAAGTCTTCAACGCTTAGAACCGCGTTACCCGCTGTATGTGTTAAAAGAAGCACAACTTCTCATAAAGTTAAAAGACGAAGCAAAAGCTTTAAGAGCAATTAGTAAATACGAAAAGCTTATTGAAAAAACGGCATTTAATTTACTGGCGCTTAGTCAGTTGTATTTAGCCGTAAATGAGAAAGAAAAAGCGTTATCCGCTGTCGCACAAGCCCATAAACTAAACCCTAATGACATCAGTTTACACTTACAATGGGTGTCTCAATTAATTACTTCAGACAATCTCAAGCAAGCTGAAAAACAACTTAACGAACTAGTTCAAAGCAATTCAGATAACCCAGATGTATTATTAAAACTTGGCGAGTTAAATGATACAAAACAGCAGTTTGACATTGCCAAACAGTACTATTTACAAATATTAAAAATAGACGACAAATACGAATTAGCCTTGGCAAAACTTTATGCACACGTTGCCAATGGAATGTCAGAAAATGAGTTTTTAACCGTGCTCAATCAAATTGTAGACAAATATCCACAGAGCTATTTTCCACGAAGCCTACTTGCGCAATTCCATTTTTACTATGGTCAATCATCCATTGCTATCGAACACTATCAACATCTTCTAGAGACCGATAATATGCCAAATAAAGCGGCACTACTTAATCGTTTGGCTTATTTATACTTACCAGATGATTTGAACAAAAGCGCAGATTATTCTTTGCAAGCTATGGCACTGGATGACGACAATGTAAATATTCTAAGCAACTATGGATGGATACTTGCCAAACAAGGCGATTACGAAAAAAGTATCACTGTATTGCGCGATGCGATGACTCGAGATGCAAGCAACCCAAACCTGAAATATCATCTAGCTTACACATTAACAAAACTAGACAAAATCAAACAAGCTGAGCGGCTACTGAACGAGATACTGGCTGAAAATGTGTATTTCGCCGAAAAATCCAACGCTCAAGCACTGCTTGAAGAAATCAACAAAGGTTGA
- a CDS encoding secondary thiamine-phosphate synthase enzyme YjbQ, with amino-acid sequence MWIQKRITIRVKARGFHLITQEILGQLPEIREMSVGMLNLFIQHTSASLTINENADPTVRIDLETQINRMIPEGSEHYLHDIEGDDDMPAHIKASIFGNNLNIPISSGKLEMGTWQGIYLGEHRDHGTQRNIVATLQGLEKDV; translated from the coding sequence ATGTGGATACAGAAAAGAATAACAATAAGAGTCAAAGCAAGAGGGTTTCATTTAATTACCCAAGAAATCCTTGGACAGCTGCCTGAAATACGAGAGATGTCTGTAGGTATGTTGAATTTATTTATTCAACACACCAGTGCAAGCCTCACAATTAACGAAAATGCAGACCCTACAGTAAGAATTGATCTCGAAACTCAAATAAATCGGATGATTCCTGAAGGTTCGGAACATTACTTGCATGATATTGAGGGTGATGATGATATGCCAGCACATATTAAAGCGAGTATTTTTGGTAACAATTTAAATATCCCCATTAGCTCAGGTAAGCTGGAAATGGGGACGTGGCAAGGGATATACTTAGGTGAGCACCGAGACCATGGGACCCAAAGAAATATAGTGGCGACACTACAAGGACTCGAAAAAGACGTGTGA
- the dnaB gene encoding replicative DNA helicase translates to MKAVPDKNRDDKVEKLKIPPHSMEAEQSVLGSMLIAPDSWDKVAEVVVEEDFYNRSHRTIFRAIVRLLSANQPVDIITVSEELENHDELEEAGGFTYLGELAQNTPSAANVVAYAEIIKERAITRELIGVAHSIADVGYNPEGRDSSEILDLAETQVFQIAEKRMGSNEGPKDVESVLGKTIDRLEALIKTNKEVTGVSTGYTDLDKKTSGLQGSDLIIVAARPSMGKTTFAMNLCENAMLLEEKPVLVFSLEMPAEQIMMRMLASLSRVDQTKIRTAQLDDEDWARISNTMAMLKDKDNLFVDDSSGLTPMEVRTRARKLARERGGISMIMIDYLQLMRVPSLSDNRTLEIAEISRSLKALAKELNVPVVALSQLNRSLEQRADKRPINSDLRESGSIEQDADLIMFIYRDEVYNENTDLKGISEIILGKQRNGPIGTVRLTFQGQFSRFDNYAGPAYSDE, encoded by the coding sequence GTGAAAGCCGTTCCGGATAAAAACAGAGACGATAAAGTTGAGAAACTGAAAATCCCGCCGCATTCCATGGAAGCTGAGCAATCAGTGCTTGGGAGTATGTTAATTGCTCCCGATTCTTGGGACAAAGTAGCGGAAGTCGTTGTTGAAGAAGACTTTTATAACCGTTCGCACCGTACTATTTTCCGCGCAATTGTTCGTTTGTTATCTGCTAACCAACCTGTTGATATCATCACAGTTTCTGAAGAGTTAGAGAATCACGATGAATTGGAAGAAGCCGGTGGCTTCACGTATTTAGGCGAACTAGCTCAGAACACGCCAAGTGCAGCTAACGTAGTGGCCTACGCAGAAATCATTAAAGAACGTGCTATCACACGGGAGCTTATTGGTGTTGCACATTCTATCGCTGATGTTGGGTATAATCCTGAAGGCAGAGATAGTAGTGAGATCCTCGATCTTGCCGAGACACAGGTTTTCCAAATCGCTGAAAAGCGAATGGGTAGTAATGAAGGGCCCAAAGATGTTGAGTCTGTATTAGGTAAGACAATAGATCGTCTTGAAGCCTTAATCAAAACCAACAAAGAAGTGACTGGGGTGTCTACCGGCTATACCGATCTAGATAAAAAAACCAGTGGGTTGCAGGGTTCGGACCTTATTATTGTGGCAGCTCGTCCTTCCATGGGGAAAACAACTTTTGCCATGAACTTGTGCGAAAATGCCATGTTATTGGAAGAGAAACCGGTATTAGTGTTTTCCCTAGAAATGCCGGCCGAGCAAATTATGATGAGGATGCTCGCCTCTTTGAGTCGGGTCGACCAGACCAAAATCCGTACCGCTCAGTTAGACGATGAAGACTGGGCACGTATTTCCAACACAATGGCTATGTTGAAAGACAAAGATAATCTGTTTGTTGATGATTCATCTGGCCTAACACCTATGGAAGTGCGTACTCGAGCCCGTAAGTTAGCGCGTGAGCGTGGTGGTATCAGTATGATCATGATTGATTACCTGCAGCTAATGCGAGTGCCATCATTAAGTGATAACCGTACCTTAGAGATAGCCGAAATATCCCGTTCATTAAAGGCATTGGCAAAAGAGTTAAATGTGCCTGTTGTGGCTTTGTCACAGTTAAACCGGAGTTTGGAACAACGGGCTGATAAACGTCCGATAAACTCAGACTTACGTGAATCTGGTTCTATCGAGCAGGATGCCGATTTGATTATGTTTATCTATCGAGACGAAGTTTATAATGAAAATACTGATCTTAAGGGGATTTCGGAAATAATCTTAGGAAAACAACGGAATGGTCCTATTGGTACGGTACGTCTTACATTCCAAGGTCAATTTTCCCGCTTTGACAATTATGCTGGTCCCGCTTATTCCGACGAATAA
- the rpsF gene encoding 30S ribosomal protein S6, translated as MRHYEIVFMVHPDQSEQVPGMIERYTGIITNDGGTIHRLEDWGRRQLAYPIEKLHKAHYVLINAEATAEAIEELETAFRFNDIVLRNLVMRTKGAETEQSPMAKEERRDDRRDDRRPERSEKQEEAPAAAVEPASTEDQA; from the coding sequence ATGCGTCATTACGAAATCGTGTTTATGGTCCACCCTGACCAAAGTGAACAAGTTCCTGGTATGATTGAACGTTATACCGGAATAATCACAAACGACGGCGGAACTATCCACCGTTTAGAAGATTGGGGCCGCCGTCAATTGGCATATCCAATCGAAAAATTACATAAAGCACACTACGTACTAATCAATGCTGAAGCTACTGCAGAAGCAATTGAAGAGCTAGAAACTGCTTTCCGTTTTAATGATATTGTTCTTCGTAACCTTGTTATGCGTACCAAAGGAGCTGAAACTGAACAGTCTCCAATGGCGAAAGAAGAACGTCGTGATGATCGTCGTGATGACCGTCGTCCAGAGCGTTCTGAAAAGCAAGAAGAAGCACCTGCTGCAGCTGTAGAGCCTGCTAGCACTGAAGATCAAGCATAA
- a CDS encoding universal stress protein has translation MNMEISPFNHILVVLQADEDPSIPLARATRLCRAYSGKMTVFVSLHNYFYPKANLNLADDLNKVVVNHQNSIKNILEKWEASEFVEDIVLSWQQKPSLAVANLLTQTTFNLVLKAPYLQSDFKRLFTSGLDHYFVANCPLPIWMVKPRLWDKQLEVLACVDMKDDDFDNHLLNRRILAVSDKLAQAIGGQMHVIDCYDGEIGTLHIDYNSQRGFKREATLKQKHQEKLELYIKEYSLANDVLHSIEGIPDEVLPEKAARLNAEVAVIGNNEDKHFMDKIFGDTAMTLTEAMPCDILVLKPESDKGEGNLTKV, from the coding sequence ATGAACATGGAAATCAGCCCCTTTAATCATATTTTAGTCGTACTGCAAGCAGATGAAGATCCGTCTATACCTTTGGCTAGAGCTACTCGTTTGTGCAGGGCCTATTCTGGCAAAATGACGGTGTTCGTTTCCCTGCACAATTATTTCTACCCTAAAGCCAATCTCAACTTAGCAGATGACCTGAACAAGGTTGTGGTTAATCATCAAAATTCAATTAAAAATATATTGGAAAAATGGGAAGCAAGTGAATTTGTTGAAGATATTGTTTTGTCATGGCAGCAGAAACCTTCTCTAGCCGTAGCGAATTTATTAACTCAAACAACATTTAATTTAGTCTTGAAGGCACCTTATCTGCAAAGTGATTTTAAACGATTGTTTACCAGTGGACTGGATCACTATTTCGTTGCTAACTGTCCTCTTCCTATTTGGATGGTTAAGCCAAGATTGTGGGACAAACAACTCGAGGTTTTAGCTTGTGTTGATATGAAAGACGATGATTTCGATAATCATTTACTGAATCGTAGGATTTTAGCCGTCAGCGATAAACTGGCCCAGGCTATCGGTGGGCAAATGCATGTTATTGATTGTTATGATGGCGAAATAGGCACACTTCACATCGATTATAATAGTCAGCGAGGCTTTAAACGAGAGGCGACGTTGAAACAAAAACATCAAGAAAAGTTAGAGCTTTATATTAAAGAATATTCCCTTGCTAATGATGTTCTTCATTCTATCGAAGGTATTCCAGATGAAGTTTTGCCTGAAAAAGCCGCGCGTTTGAATGCTGAAGTAGCCGTTATTGGTAATAATGAAGATAAACATTTTATGGATAAGATCTTTGGTGACACCGCAATGACCCTAACAGAAGCAATGCCCTGTGACATTTTAGTTTTGAAGCCAGAATCTGATAAAGGTGAGGGCAACCTTACTAAAGTATAA